In one Marinomonas maritima genomic region, the following are encoded:
- the fliM gene encoding flagellar motor switch protein FliM, which produces MSAQDLLSQDEIDALLHGADEKPAEVDNRDANGVASYDITSQERIVRGRMPTLEMINERFARYTRISLFNMLRRTADVSSGGLQVMKFGEYVHTLYVPTSLNLVKFRPLRSTALFILDAKLVFKLVDNFFGGDGRHAKIEGREFTPTEIRIVQLMLEQVFVDLTEAWAPVLKLELEYISSEVNPAMANIVSPSEVVVVSTFHIELDGGGGELHITLPYSMIEPVRELLDAGVQSDVDEKDDRWGKSLEQDVKDIAVNLTVNVANRKISLGEVLKFKVGDVIPIEMPEFVTVRANNVPTFKGKLGMTNEHYSVQMEESFKTKVTK; this is translated from the coding sequence ATGTCAGCTCAAGATCTGTTATCGCAGGACGAGATCGATGCGCTCCTGCATGGTGCCGATGAAAAACCTGCTGAAGTAGATAACCGAGATGCTAATGGTGTGGCATCTTATGACATCACTAGTCAAGAACGTATTGTGCGTGGGCGAATGCCCACCTTGGAGATGATAAACGAACGATTCGCTCGTTATACGCGAATTAGTTTATTTAACATGCTTCGCCGGACGGCAGATGTTTCTTCTGGTGGTCTTCAGGTGATGAAGTTTGGTGAGTATGTTCATACTCTTTATGTTCCAACCAGTTTGAATTTAGTCAAATTCAGACCGTTAAGAAGTACCGCTCTCTTTATTCTGGACGCAAAGTTAGTTTTTAAACTGGTTGATAATTTTTTTGGTGGTGACGGTCGTCATGCTAAAATTGAAGGTCGAGAATTCACACCGACTGAAATTCGGATTGTTCAGTTAATGCTGGAGCAAGTCTTTGTTGATTTGACTGAGGCTTGGGCGCCAGTATTAAAATTAGAATTAGAATACATCAGCTCAGAAGTTAACCCTGCTATGGCAAATATCGTTAGTCCGAGTGAGGTTGTCGTCGTGTCTACTTTTCATATTGAATTGGATGGTGGTGGCGGGGAGCTTCATATTACTCTACCTTACTCTATGATTGAGCCTGTACGTGAATTGCTCGACGCTGGTGTGCAGAGTGATGTTGATGAAAAAGATGATCGCTGGGGTAAATCTCTTGAGCAAGATGTAAAAGATATTGCTGTAAATTTAACGGTGAATGTAGCGAATCGAAAGATTTCTTTGGGCGAAGTGTTAAAGTTTAAAGTGGGTGATGTTATCCCAATTGAAATGCCAGAGTTCGTTACCGTTAGAGCGAATAATGTTCCGACCTTTAAAGGTAAACTGGGCATGACTAATGAGCACTACTCTGTGCAGATGGAAGAAAGTTTTAAGACGAAGGTGACGAAATAA
- the fliN gene encoding flagellar motor switch protein FliN — MAEEQNPDAEGMDDDLADEWAAAMTEAGETEEGEGLEDEWAAAMTEQEVEPVKLETLTNPSVPAGGVGSDLDLIMDIPVVLSMELGNTEIAIRNLMQLTQGSVVELDRFAGEPLDVLVNGTLIAHGEVVVVNDKYGIRLTDVVSPSERIRRLK, encoded by the coding sequence ATGGCAGAAGAGCAAAATCCCGATGCAGAAGGAATGGACGACGATTTAGCGGATGAGTGGGCGGCAGCAATGACTGAAGCTGGCGAAACCGAAGAGGGCGAAGGACTTGAAGACGAATGGGCGGCAGCAATGACGGAGCAAGAAGTCGAGCCCGTGAAACTTGAGACGCTTACGAATCCTTCCGTACCTGCTGGCGGCGTTGGTTCAGATCTTGATTTGATTATGGATATTCCGGTTGTTCTTTCTATGGAATTAGGCAACACGGAAATAGCAATTCGAAACTTAATGCAGCTGACGCAGGGGTCTGTTGTTGAGCTCGATCGCTTTGCTGGAGAGCCGCTAGATGTATTAGTAAATGGTACATTGATAGCGCACGGTGAGGTGGTTGTGGTTAATGATAAGTATGGTATCCGTTTAACGGATGTTGTAAGTCCTAGTGAGCGTATTAGACGACTAAAGTAG
- the fliQ gene encoding flagellar biosynthesis protein FliQ, which translates to MDPQVVLSLYGQGFYLIVLIVGVVMVPSLIVGLIVSVFQAATQINEQTLSFLPRLIVTILVIMQLGPWILMKLMDFTINLFVNIPMIIG; encoded by the coding sequence ATGGATCCTCAAGTGGTATTGAGCTTATACGGGCAGGGTTTTTACTTAATTGTTCTGATCGTTGGTGTTGTGATGGTGCCAAGCTTAATCGTAGGTTTAATTGTTAGTGTGTTTCAAGCTGCAACACAAATTAACGAGCAAACACTGTCTTTTTTGCCTAGGTTGATCGTTACTATTTTAGTTATTATGCAGCTGGGGCCGTGGATATTAATGAAGTTAATGGATTTTACGATCAATTTATTTGTTAATATTCCTATGATAATAGGCTAA
- a CDS encoding flagellar hook-length control protein FliK — MRTDSNTVLPLSSGVSPTKSSLVKAPSTNGEAFANDFNKAKEALDPSKTSTAGESSTPTVSSSASLPTSSTSTIKVSDSSDVSINSKTKGDVLPSELSGSASNVVATVTNSIEGSGNILQDDGEIKPSNSLAAVPAEENSDLLSVTASPDFKNTENQPSTPTSPDGDANQILSGVAATPQRKFMSDGVTSSQEELVSGGVTATPQRKFMPDGVTSSELQRGSIDSVMVPETELGAMAPVVSTGAVGLDAIKRNVSNNVSKVDLLPKPEMLPESDSGSVELLDANGEGELSWVMSQMASSGTKATPISAIAGDGVVLDAAKVTTVAAGVAGVINKNGRSDVPPLILSESALAASGSSEMKMDAADSLLGEDGVLINEPIELRKKEQEVMLGRMSAQIDGAAGDVGGGLNSSLHNNVNRSAGMAAVISNNPVPNAQTNLTMNLPPSHPGWASEMSQKVAWVARDGGHTAHIRLDPPELGSLTVKVSVDSDSNTQVSFVAATPQARDLLEGQMGRLREMLAQQGMDLSRADVDVSQQDTSNAQDRDNNQNNTANQNNIVDSDDELIANNVSYVSASGVDYYA; from the coding sequence ATGCGCACAGATTCAAATACAGTATTGCCTTTATCTTCAGGTGTATCGCCCACTAAATCATCTTTAGTGAAAGCTCCTTCCACAAATGGGGAGGCTTTCGCAAATGATTTCAATAAGGCTAAAGAAGCTCTCGATCCTAGTAAAACATCGACTGCTGGTGAATCATCCACTCCTACTGTTTCGTCATCAGCCTCTTTACCTACCAGTTCAACTTCTACTATAAAAGTATCTGATAGTAGTGACGTGTCAATTAATAGTAAGACTAAAGGTGATGTGCTTCCATCAGAGCTTTCTGGTTCTGCCTCTAATGTTGTTGCTACGGTGACAAATTCGATTGAAGGTAGCGGCAATATTTTGCAGGATGATGGCGAAATAAAACCCTCTAACAGTTTGGCGGCTGTGCCTGCTGAAGAAAACTCTGACCTTTTATCTGTTACCGCTTCTCCTGATTTTAAAAACACAGAAAATCAGCCTTCGACACCTACTAGCCCTGATGGTGATGCTAATCAAATCTTGAGTGGCGTGGCCGCTACACCTCAAAGGAAGTTTATGTCAGACGGCGTTACTTCTTCTCAGGAGGAGCTTGTTTCAGGTGGCGTGACCGCTACACCTCAGAGGAAGTTTATGCCAGACGGCGTTACCTCTTCTGAGCTTCAGCGCGGCTCTATTGATAGTGTTATGGTGCCAGAGACGGAATTAGGCGCAATGGCTCCTGTTGTCAGTACTGGTGCGGTAGGGCTTGATGCGATAAAGCGCAATGTATCTAATAATGTAAGTAAGGTTGATTTATTACCTAAGCCTGAAATGCTTCCTGAGTCGGATTCGGGGTCTGTTGAGTTGCTAGACGCTAATGGTGAAGGGGAATTATCTTGGGTTATGTCTCAAATGGCATCATCAGGTACTAAAGCTACACCTATATCTGCAATTGCGGGTGATGGTGTTGTTCTTGATGCTGCCAAAGTGACAACGGTTGCTGCTGGAGTTGCGGGGGTTATTAATAAAAATGGTCGTTCTGATGTGCCGCCTTTAATTTTGTCGGAGAGCGCTCTTGCGGCCTCAGGCTCGAGCGAAATGAAGATGGATGCTGCGGACTCTCTGCTGGGAGAGGATGGCGTTTTGATTAATGAGCCCATTGAATTACGTAAAAAAGAACAAGAAGTGATGCTTGGTCGGATGTCAGCTCAAATTGATGGTGCTGCGGGTGATGTTGGTGGTGGCTTAAACAGCTCTCTCCATAATAATGTTAATCGCTCTGCTGGCATGGCGGCTGTTATTTCCAATAACCCTGTTCCTAATGCTCAAACTAACCTGACAATGAACTTGCCGCCTAGTCATCCTGGATGGGCGAGCGAAATGAGTCAAAAGGTAGCTTGGGTTGCGCGCGATGGTGGTCATACTGCGCACATCCGCTTGGACCCGCCAGAATTAGGCAGTTTAACGGTTAAGGTGTCAGTAGATAGTGACTCAAATACTCAGGTAAGCTTTGTTGCCGCTACACCACAGGCTCGAGATTTATTGGAAGGGCAAATGGGGCGGCTGAGAGAAATGTTGGCTCAGCAAGGAATGGATCTAAGTCGAGCAGATGTTGACGTTTCACAGCAAGATACTTCTAATGCACAAGATCGAGACAATAATCAAAACAATACGGCGAATCAGAACAACATTGTAGACAGTGATGATGAGTTAATTGCGAATAACGTATCGTATGTTTCTGCGTCTGGTGTCGATTACTACGCTTAA
- the fliO gene encoding flagellar biosynthetic protein FliO codes for MAVPYLHAAGVQEISVTPSIWKVVFSLIFVIAFIPVCLWLMKRFQLAQMKLGQSDINIVNVQSLGAKEKLMLIEVEGERLLIGVTSHSISHLKSFPAKASSFASMMEEVGRENSSDNKNNGDVV; via the coding sequence ATGGCCGTCCCCTATTTACATGCTGCAGGCGTGCAAGAAATATCTGTGACACCTTCTATTTGGAAGGTGGTTTTTTCTCTAATTTTTGTTATTGCCTTTATTCCGGTCTGTCTTTGGTTAATGAAGCGTTTTCAGCTTGCTCAAATGAAGTTAGGTCAATCGGATATTAATATTGTCAATGTTCAATCCTTGGGTGCAAAAGAGAAACTCATGCTTATTGAAGTGGAGGGAGAACGCCTGCTCATTGGTGTGACGTCGCATTCTATTTCCCATTTGAAAAGTTTTCCAGCTAAGGCTAGTTCATTTGCCTCTATGATGGAGGAAGTAGGTCGAGAAAATTCCAGTGATAATAAGAACAATGGGGATGTTGTGTGA
- a CDS encoding flagellar basal body-associated FliL family protein: MAEEDGLDIGTEDGKSGSKKKLIIIGALLLVLLGGGGAAAYFFLFSGGSDSDSSESAEAALAKEPSVYLALDPAFTIDLMVGGKQRYVQLNMSIKSKNMDQINAVTLHMPLIRNSLVLLFSSQSFDELQTAEGKVALKKAALGAINGILEQETGQGGIDGVLFTNFVMQ, translated from the coding sequence ATGGCTGAAGAAGATGGTTTGGATATCGGTACAGAAGACGGAAAATCCGGTAGTAAGAAAAAGCTTATTATTATTGGAGCTCTTCTTTTAGTGTTGTTAGGTGGCGGTGGTGCAGCGGCTTATTTCTTCTTGTTTAGTGGCGGAAGTGACAGTGATTCTTCGGAATCTGCAGAAGCCGCATTGGCTAAAGAGCCATCCGTTTATTTGGCGTTAGATCCTGCGTTTACGATTGATTTGATGGTTGGTGGTAAGCAGCGTTATGTGCAGCTTAATATGTCGATTAAATCTAAAAATATGGATCAAATTAATGCAGTAACACTTCATATGCCTTTAATTCGAAATAGTCTTGTATTGCTTTTTTCAAGTCAGTCATTTGATGAGTTGCAGACAGCTGAAGGGAAGGTGGCTCTTAAAAAAGCCGCTTTAGGTGCAATCAATGGCATTCTTGAACAGGAAACTGGTCAAGGTGGTATTGATGGTGTGCTATTTACTAACTTTGTGATGCAGTAA
- the fliP gene encoding flagellar type III secretion system pore protein FliP (The bacterial flagellar biogenesis protein FliP forms a type III secretion system (T3SS)-type pore required for flagellar assembly.) yields MIRFVLLLMLVSPAASWAEVGLPAVKVVTNADGSQDYSVSLQILFIMTALTLLPAALMMMTAFTRIIIVLAILRQAIGLQQTPSNQIMIGMALFLTLFIMTPTLDRVNEVALQPYLKEEMTSIQAVEAASVPVRDFMLAQTREDDIALFVKLAGREGTIQSMETLPFTILMPAFVTSELKTAFQIGFMIFIPFLIVDMVVASVLMAMGMMMLSPIIISLPFKIMLFVMVDGWSMIMSTLAASFGI; encoded by the coding sequence GTGATTCGCTTTGTTCTTTTGCTAATGTTGGTTAGTCCTGCTGCTTCTTGGGCGGAAGTCGGTTTACCAGCAGTCAAAGTAGTGACAAATGCCGACGGTAGTCAAGACTACTCGGTTTCGTTGCAAATTCTCTTTATCATGACGGCACTGACACTATTACCAGCAGCTTTAATGATGATGACGGCTTTTACTCGAATTATTATCGTGTTAGCAATTTTGCGCCAAGCAATCGGGCTGCAGCAAACACCTTCTAACCAGATAATGATAGGAATGGCCTTATTTTTGACCTTGTTCATTATGACACCAACCTTAGATAGGGTTAATGAAGTTGCCCTGCAGCCATACTTAAAAGAAGAAATGACGTCAATTCAAGCTGTTGAGGCAGCATCTGTTCCTGTCAGAGATTTCATGTTGGCGCAGACGAGAGAAGATGATATTGCTCTTTTTGTTAAATTGGCTGGTCGAGAGGGGACGATTCAGTCTATGGAAACACTTCCCTTTACAATTCTAATGCCTGCTTTTGTAACGAGTGAGCTGAAAACGGCTTTTCAAATTGGTTTTATGATCTTTATTCCTTTTTTAATTGTCGATATGGTTGTGGCCAGTGTTTTGATGGCGATGGGGATGATGATGTTGTCACCAATTATTATTTCGCTGCCTTTTAAAATTATGCTTTTTGTGATGGTTGATGGTTGGTCTATGATTATGAGCACATTAGCGGCTAGTTTCGGGATTTAA